One genomic window of Aquisalimonas sp. 2447 includes the following:
- a CDS encoding molybdopterin-dependent oxidoreductase gives MKLVKKQSTGGAAPASGLLGKAINRRTFLKGTGLAAGGVAVAGMLPTSMVKKAHAARPYNPQGDITEVKTVCTHCSVGCGVIAEVQDGVWVGQEPNLDSPLNLGAHCAKGASLRNHGHSTRRTKYPMRMRNGRWERITWEEAIEEIGDKLLELREESGPDTLWFAGSSKASNEGSYLQRKFAAFWGSNNVDHQARICHSTTVAGVANTWGYGAMTNSYNDMNHSKCIVMCGSNAAEAHPVSMQMILRGKEKGAKLIVMDPRFTRTAAHSDIYVRMRSGTDVPLIWGILWHIFENEWEDTEYLQQRVWGMDRVREEVAKWTPDEVERVTGVSEEALYEVAKTMAENRPGTFVWCMGGTQHTIGNNYVRAYNCLQLALGNIGKTGGGANIFRGHDNVQGATDVGPNAHILPGYFPLSEGGWQHWARVWDVDYDYLVGRFDDGEYDDGQGGTIKPMNNVGIPVSRWIDGVLEDPDNISQKDNIRAVMMWGHAPNSQSRGPEMKEAMEKLDLLVVIDPYPTVTAVLGERQNNTYLLPACTQFETRGSVTASNRSIQWRDQVIEPLFEGKPDHTIAYLLARKLGFADEMFKNISIDHGEEPNVEDVLREINSGTWTIGYTGQSPERLKAHMRNQATFDVESLQAKGGELDGEYYGLPWPCWGTAEMGHVGTPNLYDTSKAVADGGLTFRARFGTEYEGENLLAEGSYSLGSEIEDGYPEITADMIRQLGWWNELTDEEKAAAEGRDWKTDLSGGLQRVAINHGLAPFGNAKARCMVWNFPDPIPVHREPLYTPRYDLVSDYPTYEDRRAFYRLPTRWESIQAQDYSGDFPLIHTSGRLVEYEGGGEETRSNPWLAELKQDMFVEINPADANDAGVRDGQMVWLEGPEGGRIRVKALVTQRVGRGTVFTPFHFGGHFQGEDLIDRYPEGAAPYVRGDSTNTATTYGYDSVTQMQETKTTLCRVTPA, from the coding sequence ATGAAATTGGTTAAGAAGCAGAGCACCGGCGGGGCCGCCCCCGCATCAGGGCTGCTTGGCAAGGCCATCAATCGCCGCACCTTCCTCAAGGGGACCGGGCTTGCGGCGGGTGGCGTAGCCGTGGCCGGCATGCTGCCGACGTCGATGGTCAAAAAGGCCCATGCGGCGCGGCCCTACAATCCGCAGGGTGACATCACCGAGGTGAAGACCGTGTGCACCCACTGTTCCGTGGGGTGTGGCGTGATCGCCGAGGTGCAGGACGGCGTCTGGGTCGGCCAGGAGCCCAACCTGGACAGCCCGCTGAACCTGGGGGCGCACTGCGCCAAGGGCGCGTCGCTGCGCAACCACGGTCACAGCACCCGGCGTACCAAGTACCCCATGCGCATGCGCAATGGGCGCTGGGAGCGGATTACCTGGGAAGAGGCCATCGAAGAGATCGGCGACAAGCTGCTGGAGCTTCGCGAGGAGTCCGGTCCGGACACGCTCTGGTTCGCCGGCTCGTCCAAGGCCAGCAACGAGGGCTCCTACCTGCAGCGCAAGTTTGCCGCCTTCTGGGGCTCCAATAACGTCGACCACCAGGCGCGCATCTGCCACTCCACCACTGTGGCCGGCGTTGCGAACACCTGGGGCTACGGCGCCATGACCAACTCGTACAACGACATGAACCACTCCAAGTGCATTGTCATGTGCGGGTCGAATGCCGCCGAGGCCCATCCGGTGTCCATGCAGATGATCCTGCGCGGCAAGGAGAAGGGTGCCAAGCTGATTGTCATGGATCCCCGCTTCACGCGGACCGCGGCGCATTCGGATATCTACGTCCGCATGCGTTCCGGTACCGACGTGCCGCTGATCTGGGGCATTCTCTGGCACATCTTCGAGAATGAATGGGAAGACACCGAATATCTGCAGCAGCGGGTGTGGGGCATGGACCGCGTCCGCGAGGAAGTGGCCAAGTGGACCCCGGATGAAGTCGAGCGGGTGACAGGTGTCTCCGAGGAGGCGCTCTACGAAGTTGCCAAGACCATGGCGGAGAACCGCCCCGGTACCTTCGTCTGGTGCATGGGCGGGACCCAGCACACCATCGGCAACAACTACGTTCGCGCCTACAACTGCCTGCAGCTGGCGCTGGGCAACATCGGCAAGACCGGCGGTGGGGCAAACATCTTCCGCGGTCACGACAATGTGCAGGGCGCCACCGATGTGGGCCCCAATGCCCACATCCTGCCGGGTTATTTCCCGCTCTCCGAGGGTGGCTGGCAGCACTGGGCCCGGGTCTGGGACGTGGACTACGACTACCTGGTCGGCCGGTTCGACGACGGCGAATACGACGATGGCCAGGGCGGCACCATCAAGCCCATGAACAACGTCGGCATCCCGGTGTCCCGCTGGATCGATGGCGTCCTCGAGGATCCGGACAACATCTCCCAGAAGGACAACATCCGCGCGGTGATGATGTGGGGCCACGCCCCCAACTCCCAGTCGCGCGGGCCGGAGATGAAGGAGGCCATGGAGAAGCTGGATCTCCTGGTGGTCATCGATCCCTATCCGACGGTGACGGCGGTGCTGGGCGAGCGGCAGAACAACACCTATCTGCTGCCGGCCTGCACCCAGTTCGAGACCCGCGGTTCGGTGACGGCCTCCAACCGCTCCATCCAGTGGCGTGATCAGGTGATCGAGCCGCTGTTCGAGGGCAAGCCCGACCACACTATCGCCTACCTGCTGGCACGGAAGCTCGGGTTCGCCGACGAGATGTTCAAGAACATCTCCATCGATCATGGCGAAGAGCCCAACGTCGAGGACGTGCTGCGGGAGATCAACAGCGGCACCTGGACCATCGGCTACACCGGGCAGAGTCCGGAGCGGCTGAAGGCGCACATGCGTAACCAGGCCACCTTCGACGTGGAATCGCTTCAGGCCAAGGGGGGCGAGCTGGACGGTGAGTACTACGGCCTGCCGTGGCCCTGCTGGGGCACCGCGGAGATGGGCCATGTCGGTACGCCGAACCTCTATGACACCAGTAAGGCCGTGGCCGACGGCGGGCTCACCTTCCGTGCCCGGTTCGGCACCGAGTACGAGGGCGAGAACCTGCTGGCGGAGGGCTCCTATTCCCTGGGGTCGGAGATCGAGGACGGCTATCCGGAGATCACCGCCGACATGATCCGCCAGCTCGGCTGGTGGAACGAGCTCACCGACGAGGAGAAGGCCGCGGCCGAAGGTCGCGACTGGAAGACGGACCTCTCCGGCGGGCTGCAGCGGGTGGCCATCAACCACGGGCTGGCCCCGTTCGGTAACGCCAAGGCCCGCTGCATGGTCTGGAACTTCCCGGACCCGATCCCGGTGCACCGTGAGCCGCTCTACACGCCGCGCTACGACCTGGTCAGCGACTACCCGACCTACGAGGACCGCCGGGCGTTCTACCGGCTGCCCACACGTTGGGAGTCCATCCAGGCCCAGGACTACTCCGGCGACTTCCCGCTGATCCACACCAGCGGACGTCTCGTGGAGTACGAGGGCGGTGGTGAAGAGACCCGCTCCAATCCCTGGCTTGCCGAGCTCAAGCAGGACATGTTCGTCGAGATCAACCCGGCCGATGCCAACGACGCCGGGGTGCGGGACGGACAAATGGTCTGGCTCGAGGGGCCGGAGGGCGGTCGCATCCGGGTCAAGGCTCTGGTGACGCAACGTGTCGGTCGCGGCACGGTGTTCACGCCGTTCCACTTCGGTGGGCACTTCCAGGGCGAGGACCTCATCGATCGGTACCCCGAGGGCGCAGCCCCCTACGTGCGCGGTGATTCCACCAATACCGCCACCACGTATGGCTATGACTCGGTGACCCAGATGCAGGAAACCAAGACCACGCTGTGCCGCGTGACACCGGCCTGA
- a CDS encoding molecular chaperone, with the protein MAESSSNARLSHEDALRVGTYGVLGALMAGPPARDLLERLSTAGGEEGSDGIGKAWSAVAVAAQRADPAEVRQEYSDVFIGVSQGEITPYASWYLTGSLMERPLVELRQSLKALGVERHRGVKEPEDHAGALLETMALLINADDVSFDREQAFFQAHLEPWLKDCFTDVQEAASAAFYRPVGLLGAEFMDLETKYYRMPV; encoded by the coding sequence ATGGCTGAATCATCCTCCAATGCACGCCTGAGCCACGAGGATGCCCTGCGCGTCGGCACCTACGGCGTGCTGGGTGCGCTCATGGCGGGGCCGCCCGCGCGGGACCTGCTGGAGCGGCTGTCCACGGCCGGTGGCGAGGAAGGCAGTGACGGTATTGGCAAGGCGTGGTCCGCCGTGGCAGTGGCGGCCCAGCGTGCCGATCCTGCGGAAGTGCGCCAGGAGTATAGCGACGTGTTTATCGGTGTGTCGCAGGGGGAAATCACTCCCTACGCCTCCTGGTACCTCACCGGCTCGCTGATGGAACGGCCTCTGGTGGAGCTGCGCCAGTCCCTAAAGGCGCTGGGCGTGGAACGCCACCGGGGTGTCAAGGAGCCCGAAGACCACGCCGGTGCGCTTCTGGAAACCATGGCGCTGTTGATCAACGCCGACGATGTCTCCTTTGACCGGGAGCAGGCGTTTTTCCAGGCACACCTGGAGCCGTGGCTGAAAGATTGTTTTACGGACGTGCAGGAAGCGGCGTCCGCTGCGTTCTACCGCCCCGTGGGGCTGTTGGGCGCCGAGTTTATGGATCTTGAAACGAAATACTACCGGATGCCCGTGTAA
- a CDS encoding 4Fe-4S binding protein, which produces MTNEMSMLPTLALRDAGVAGAARRAALEAVLAHEAEATSLVGYRSAGYVLIVGSAVDGLECADRLRGHLHCTVLADAPAPGELPDGARAAQQDEQHVRLVYGQATELQGHLGRFSVHLETPQGEDLDLAALTNDDHPYFDLVLDLRREPALGMDLPPFGYYAPRGDAEALERALAEMPEMTGEFEKPRFFNYSPDICAHGDSGLTGCTRCLDACPTDAIRSIGDMVEVDPYLCQGGGTCATACPTGAIIYAYPGPRDTLSAVRTMLARFRDGGGEDPVVLFYDSSHGLDLLREGAAELPEQVLPFAVEEVGSVGMDTWLSTLAYGAARVELLDHAQVPPTVRGELEAQLLFARSLLEGLGHDTGRIQMRYGELPTASECVSVPRALPAATFETFNEKRGTLRLALDHLRDVSGGAAKAVFDLPAGAPFGQVLVDENACTLCMACPQVCPTRALTDAGDKPQLNFTEDLCVQCGLCQTACPEDAITLQPRFLADWEQRRQTRVVNEEEPFCCVSCGKPFATPSTIERMLSRLDGHHMFETEEQRRRLKMCGDCRVKDMYAAEMDNA; this is translated from the coding sequence ATGACTAACGAGATGTCGATGTTGCCGACCCTGGCGCTGCGCGATGCAGGCGTTGCCGGTGCCGCCCGGCGCGCTGCCTTGGAAGCGGTGCTTGCCCACGAGGCAGAAGCGACGTCCCTGGTGGGCTATCGCTCAGCGGGTTATGTGCTCATTGTCGGCTCTGCCGTCGACGGTCTGGAGTGCGCGGACCGTCTGCGCGGGCATCTGCACTGCACCGTGCTTGCCGACGCGCCGGCCCCCGGCGAGTTGCCGGACGGAGCCCGGGCCGCGCAGCAGGACGAGCAGCACGTGCGGCTCGTGTACGGGCAGGCGACCGAGCTTCAGGGACATCTCGGGCGGTTCAGTGTCCACCTGGAGACGCCTCAGGGCGAAGATCTGGACCTCGCCGCGCTGACCAACGACGATCATCCCTACTTCGATTTGGTCCTGGACCTGCGCCGGGAGCCGGCTCTGGGCATGGACCTGCCACCCTTCGGTTACTACGCGCCCCGGGGTGATGCCGAGGCGCTGGAGCGGGCGCTGGCGGAAATGCCGGAAATGACCGGGGAGTTCGAGAAGCCGCGGTTCTTCAATTACAGCCCGGATATCTGCGCTCACGGTGACAGCGGTCTCACCGGCTGTACCCGTTGTCTGGACGCCTGTCCCACCGACGCCATCCGTTCCATCGGCGATATGGTGGAGGTGGATCCCTATCTGTGTCAGGGCGGCGGTACCTGTGCGACAGCCTGTCCCACCGGTGCAATTATCTACGCCTATCCGGGCCCCAGGGATACGCTGTCCGCAGTGCGCACCATGCTTGCCCGCTTTCGCGATGGCGGCGGCGAGGATCCCGTCGTCCTTTTCTACGACAGTAGCCACGGACTCGATCTGCTGCGCGAGGGGGCTGCCGAGCTGCCCGAGCAGGTGCTGCCGTTCGCCGTGGAAGAGGTCGGCTCCGTGGGCATGGACACCTGGCTTTCCACCCTGGCCTACGGGGCGGCGCGAGTGGAGCTTCTCGATCATGCCCAGGTGCCGCCCACCGTGCGTGGCGAACTCGAGGCGCAGCTGCTGTTCGCGCGTTCCCTGCTGGAAGGGCTCGGTCATGACACCGGCCGGATCCAGATGCGCTACGGGGAGCTGCCGACGGCGTCGGAATGTGTCAGCGTGCCCCGTGCGCTGCCTGCCGCCACCTTTGAGACGTTCAACGAAAAGCGCGGCACCCTGCGCCTGGCGCTGGACCATCTGCGTGATGTCAGCGGCGGCGCCGCGAAGGCGGTTTTCGATCTGCCCGCCGGCGCACCTTTCGGCCAGGTGCTGGTGGACGAGAACGCCTGCACGCTGTGCATGGCCTGCCCCCAGGTTTGTCCGACCCGGGCCTTGACCGATGCCGGTGACAAGCCGCAGCTGAATTTCACCGAAGATCTCTGCGTCCAGTGCGGACTGTGTCAGACGGCCTGCCCGGAAGATGCTATCACGCTGCAGCCGCGCTTCCTGGCCGACTGGGAGCAGCGCCGGCAGACCCGCGTTGTCAACGAGGAAGAACCGTTCTGCTGCGTGAGCTGCGGCAAGCCCTTCGCCACGCCGAGCACCATCGAGCGGATGCTGAGCCGGCTGGACGGACACCACATGTTCGAAACCGAGGAACAGCGGCGGCGGCTGAAGATGTGCGGTGACTGCCGGGTGAAGGACATGTATGCCGCGGAAATGGACAACGCATGA
- a CDS encoding helix-turn-helix transcriptional regulator, which translates to MSPESTGHPAVDSRQPGTAVEPPRFMNVHETAAYLRLNEKKIYALAGEGRLPATKATGKWLFPRDLVDQWLMESSYGGVLTDRIAVVGGCDPLLRFVSEAVTAATGDQALICYTGTGTRQGLCQLARRRADVCSIHWGPLAESHRRHAALLRSHPQHREWILVRAFAREQGLMVRPDARCDAEEAFATLERWVMRQDGSGSDRFLLDALAERGLNSAHVRARSHHTALSESEAAARVAADEADAAPGSRGAAISHGLAFIPLGWEAVDLAMTRGVYFRVLLRRILETLLEPACQERARELGGYSFGDSGHLIWAA; encoded by the coding sequence ATGAGCCCTGAATCCACCGGGCACCCCGCAGTTGACTCGCGGCAACCGGGCACTGCCGTAGAACCGCCCCGTTTCATGAACGTTCACGAGACGGCGGCCTATCTGCGACTGAACGAAAAGAAGATCTACGCGCTGGCCGGCGAGGGTCGCCTGCCGGCCACCAAGGCCACAGGCAAGTGGCTGTTTCCCAGAGACCTGGTGGATCAGTGGCTGATGGAGTCCAGTTACGGGGGGGTACTCACCGACCGCATCGCCGTGGTCGGTGGCTGCGACCCGCTGCTGCGTTTTGTCAGCGAGGCGGTCACCGCCGCCACCGGGGACCAGGCACTGATCTGCTACACCGGCACCGGGACGCGCCAGGGTCTGTGCCAACTGGCCCGCCGCCGGGCGGACGTGTGCAGCATCCACTGGGGACCACTGGCAGAAAGCCACCGGCGGCATGCCGCGCTACTGCGGAGTCACCCGCAGCACCGGGAATGGATCCTGGTTCGCGCCTTCGCCCGCGAGCAGGGACTCATGGTTCGTCCGGACGCACGTTGCGATGCAGAGGAAGCCTTCGCAACCCTGGAACGCTGGGTCATGCGCCAGGACGGCTCCGGCAGCGACCGTTTTCTGCTGGATGCCCTGGCGGAACGCGGCTTGAACAGCGCCCATGTCCGCGCCCGTAGCCACCATACCGCCCTTTCCGAGAGCGAGGCTGCGGCACGCGTCGCCGCGGATGAGGCGGATGCGGCGCCGGGGAGTCGGGGCGCCGCCATAAGCCACGGCCTGGCCTTCATTCCCCTGGGCTGGGAAGCGGTGGATCTGGCCATGACGCGGGGAGTCTACTTCCGGGTTCTTCTTCGCCGGATCCTTGAGACCCTGCTGGAGCCGGCCTGCCAGGAACGGGCACGGGAGCTGGGCGGTTACAGCTTCGGTGACAGCGGCCACCTGATCTGGGCCGCGTGA
- a CDS encoding twin-arginine translocation signal domain-containing protein, with protein sequence MSKTNGDFKADASRRRFLRGVAMTGGAAVFAAGTGGAFAAETDTAEAPRETEGKAGYHETKHIRDYYQRADF encoded by the coding sequence ATGAGCAAGACCAACGGCGACTTCAAGGCCGATGCTTCGCGCCGGCGTTTCCTGCGGGGTGTGGCCATGACCGGCGGCGCCGCCGTATTTGCCGCCGGCACCGGTGGCGCCTTCGCGGCGGAAACGGACACGGCGGAAGCCCCGCGCGAGACGGAAGGCAAAGCGGGCTACCACGAGACCAAGCACATCCGTGATTACTACCAGCGCGCGGACTTCTGA
- the fdh3B gene encoding formate dehydrogenase FDH3 subunit beta, whose amino-acid sequence MARMKFLCDAERCIECQACVTACKNEHEVPWGVNRRRVIVMNDGQPGEKAISVACMHCTDAPCAAVCPVDCFYTTADGIVLHDKDLCIGCGYCFYACPFGAPQYPQQTAFGVRGKMDKCTFCAGGPEPAHSQEELTKYGTNRVEEGKLPLCAEMCATKALIAGDGNVIADIYRKRVMTRGGRPQTWGWQSAYGQDV is encoded by the coding sequence ATGGCAAGAATGAAGTTTCTCTGTGACGCCGAACGCTGCATCGAGTGCCAGGCCTGTGTGACTGCCTGCAAGAACGAGCATGAAGTGCCGTGGGGCGTGAATCGGCGCCGGGTCATCGTCATGAACGACGGTCAGCCCGGCGAAAAAGCCATCTCCGTGGCCTGCATGCACTGTACCGATGCGCCATGCGCCGCGGTATGTCCGGTGGATTGCTTCTACACCACTGCGGACGGGATCGTGCTGCACGACAAGGACCTGTGCATCGGCTGCGGCTACTGCTTCTACGCCTGTCCCTTCGGGGCGCCGCAGTACCCGCAGCAGACGGCTTTCGGCGTCCGCGGCAAGATGGACAAGTGCACCTTCTGCGCGGGCGGGCCGGAGCCGGCCCACTCCCAGGAGGAGCTGACCAAGTACGGCACCAACCGGGTGGAAGAGGGCAAGCTGCCGCTGTGTGCGGAGATGTGTGCCACCAAGGCGCTCATCGCGGGTGACGGCAACGTGATTGCCGACATCTACCGCAAGCGGGTCATGACCCGGGGTGGCCGGCCGCAGACCTGGGGCTGGCAGTCCGCCTACGGTCAGGACGTGTGA
- the glp gene encoding gephyrin-like molybdotransferase Glp, producing MNESDHTVQNDQSCQSDHDPQSLSVDAAWARISSEIQAVRGVEQVALRNALDRVLAHDIHSPVNVPFHDNSAMDGYALRGADIPATGTSGLRCVGTILAGQAMETTLQQGECVRIMTGAPIPAGADTVVMQENTRVDGDQVVITAGETPGQNVRAAGEDLRHDAVVLRRGQRVRPAELGVLGSLGLVEVPVYRRVRVAFFSTGDELRTAGSTLRAGEIYDSNRYSLYGMLQHLGVEATDMGVVSDDPDTMERAFADAASFADAIITSGGVSVGEADFVKQIMNRLGKVGFWKIAMRPGRPLAFGTIGEARFFGLPGNPVSVVATWYQFVQPALKRLMGEEPERPTGFPVRAGEELRKRPGRTEFQRGILQRDDHGELFVTSTGSQGSGILSSVSRANCFIVIPHDSGNVPAGELVEVQPFEGVMA from the coding sequence ATGAACGAAAGCGATCACACAGTTCAAAACGACCAGTCCTGCCAGAGCGATCACGATCCCCAGTCCCTGTCCGTAGACGCCGCCTGGGCACGCATCAGCAGTGAGATCCAGGCCGTGCGCGGCGTCGAACAGGTCGCGTTGCGTAACGCGCTGGACCGGGTGCTGGCACACGACATCCACTCCCCGGTCAACGTCCCCTTCCACGACAACTCCGCCATGGACGGCTACGCACTGCGCGGCGCCGACATCCCCGCCACCGGAACCAGCGGATTGCGCTGCGTCGGCACCATTCTGGCGGGCCAGGCCATGGAGACCACCCTGCAGCAAGGCGAGTGCGTGCGTATCATGACCGGCGCCCCGATCCCAGCGGGTGCGGACACCGTGGTGATGCAGGAGAACACACGGGTCGATGGCGACCAGGTGGTGATTACCGCAGGGGAAACGCCTGGACAGAACGTCCGCGCCGCCGGCGAAGACTTGCGCCATGACGCTGTCGTGCTGCGCCGGGGCCAACGCGTACGACCGGCGGAGCTGGGTGTGCTCGGCAGCCTGGGTCTGGTCGAAGTGCCGGTGTACCGGCGGGTGCGGGTGGCCTTCTTCTCCACCGGCGATGAACTACGCACCGCCGGCAGCACCCTGCGCGCCGGCGAGATCTACGACAGCAACCGCTACAGCCTCTACGGCATGCTGCAGCATCTGGGCGTCGAGGCCACAGACATGGGCGTGGTCAGCGATGATCCGGACACCATGGAGCGCGCCTTCGCCGACGCGGCATCCTTTGCCGATGCCATTATCACCTCCGGTGGTGTCTCCGTGGGTGAAGCAGACTTCGTCAAACAGATCATGAACCGGCTCGGCAAGGTGGGCTTCTGGAAGATCGCCATGCGCCCCGGCCGCCCCCTGGCCTTCGGAACCATCGGTGAGGCGCGCTTCTTCGGCCTGCCGGGCAATCCGGTCTCGGTGGTGGCCACCTGGTACCAGTTCGTGCAGCCGGCCCTGAAACGGCTCATGGGCGAGGAGCCGGAACGACCCACGGGCTTCCCGGTCCGTGCCGGCGAAGAGCTGCGCAAGCGTCCCGGGCGCACGGAGTTCCAGCGCGGCATCCTGCAGCGCGACGACCACGGCGAACTGTTCGTCACATCCACGGGCAGCCAGGGTTCGGGAATCCTCAGCTCGGTGAGCCGGGCCAACTGCTTTATTGTCATCCCCCACGACAGCGGCAACGTCCCCGCAGGCGAGTTGGTGGAAGTACAGCCGTTCGAGGGAGTGATGGCGTAA
- a CDS encoding DUF6494 family protein — MSDDALNVQIRKCLKQFGVTSQQEIERALEHALESGSLSGDENLGIRMTLEVDGLALKHTVSGQLQLGEDS, encoded by the coding sequence ATGAGTGATGATGCCCTGAATGTGCAGATCCGGAAATGCCTCAAGCAGTTCGGGGTCACCTCCCAGCAGGAGATTGAGCGGGCCCTGGAGCATGCGCTGGAAAGCGGCTCGCTCAGCGGGGATGAGAATCTGGGGATTCGCATGACCCTGGAAGTGGACGGCCTGGCGCTGAAGCACACGGTTTCCGGGCAGCTGCAGCTGGGCGAGGATTCCTGA
- a CDS encoding DUF3306 domain-containing protein, whose protein sequence is MTDRPLTDDENGGAVGFLQRWSRRKVHGDDVEEAQEHHAEARPAPEDAAGADAAPDDQGDARIDPRTGKRFDELTDDDMPALSELSADSDVSAFFAKGVSQAVRLAALRTLWHSAKFNKVDLMAEYSGDFTNYEKLGNVVTHDMHRAVKRELDRAQERQDALEASAREDAEARQAGVERHDKASDDAPESDDLGHNDPGGSRHSVSNGPVEGGERPPESGAEDAEEAREEESQGSRGGV, encoded by the coding sequence ATGACGGATCGCCCCCTTACCGACGACGAAAACGGTGGTGCCGTTGGTTTCCTGCAGCGTTGGTCCCGGCGCAAGGTGCATGGGGACGACGTGGAGGAAGCGCAGGAGCATCACGCCGAGGCGAGACCGGCCCCGGAGGATGCCGCAGGTGCGGACGCAGCGCCCGATGACCAGGGAGATGCCCGCATCGATCCGCGTACCGGCAAGCGCTTCGATGAGCTGACTGATGACGACATGCCGGCGCTATCGGAACTGAGTGCGGACTCCGACGTCAGCGCCTTTTTTGCCAAGGGCGTCAGTCAGGCCGTCCGGCTGGCTGCGCTTCGGACGCTGTGGCACTCCGCCAAATTCAACAAGGTGGACCTCATGGCGGAGTATTCCGGTGATTTCACCAACTACGAGAAACTCGGCAACGTCGTGACCCACGACATGCACCGGGCCGTGAAACGGGAGCTGGATCGCGCCCAAGAGCGCCAGGACGCCCTGGAGGCCAGTGCCCGCGAGGATGCGGAGGCCCGGCAGGCCGGCGTTGAGCGTCATGATAAGGCGTCGGATGATGCCCCGGAATCGGACGACCTGGGTCACAATGACCCAGGTGGGTCGCGGCATTCTGTATCAAATGGTCCCGTCGAAGGTGGTGAGAGGCCGCCGGAGTCCGGCGCCGAAGATGCAGAGGAGGCCCGTGAGGAGGAGTCACAAGGCTCCCGAGGGGGCGTATAA
- a CDS encoding DUF3305 domain-containing protein, translating to MNSLQEGAKPASYHGVTSIPVGLMMASEQVDGQWRSRVDGILSGARFEAAQPQQELVRDGEGLRLYLWKGFRLHLRKRYVDDYALNIRNDPPAVFVVGRYAAPGEFQPFLVTLSMDEAQKLDAPELRDSHEHVVQAPMPPEIYRWLEEFVLDHYEPRKPKGKRRREE from the coding sequence ATGAATTCATTGCAGGAAGGCGCGAAACCGGCGTCCTATCATGGTGTGACGTCCATTCCAGTGGGGCTGATGATGGCCTCGGAGCAGGTCGACGGTCAGTGGCGCTCCCGGGTCGACGGCATCCTCTCCGGCGCCCGCTTTGAAGCGGCGCAACCGCAGCAGGAACTGGTGCGGGATGGTGAAGGCCTGCGCCTCTACCTGTGGAAAGGTTTCCGGCTGCACCTGCGCAAGCGTTACGTGGATGACTACGCGCTCAACATCCGCAATGATCCTCCGGCGGTGTTCGTGGTTGGTCGTTATGCCGCGCCCGGTGAGTTTCAGCCGTTCCTCGTCACCCTGAGCATGGACGAGGCGCAGAAACTCGACGCGCCGGAACTGCGGGATTCCCATGAGCATGTGGTGCAGGCGCCCATGCCACCGGAAATCTACCGTTGGCTGGAGGAGTTCGTGCTGGATCACTATGAGCCGCGCAAGCCCAAGGGTAAACGCCGGCGGGAGGAGTAA